The genomic window GAGATAACCCCTTCTGATAAGCTTTAATTAATAAAATTGCAACTTTAGCCATCGAGAATCTCCGCCGTTTTAAGGAGTTGTTCCAGCTCTGCATCAATCTGTTGATGGTCCCAGTTCGAAACTTCAGGGCGGGCAACTACAATCAAGGTTCCACTTTTCAAAAAACGTGGCCGATTGAGTCGGTAATACTCACGAATATATCTTTTAATTCTGTTTCTTTCCACCGACTGTCCTACCTTCTTTGAAACTACAATTCCC from Candidatus Hydrogenedens sp. includes these protein-coding regions:
- the rnpA gene encoding ribonuclease P protein component, with product MPRQFSFSKEYRLRKKKDFEYVFEKGKRFSGKGLVCYWFSDEVSGNKLGIVVSKKVGQSVERNRIKRYIREYYRLNRPRFLKSGTLIVVARPEVSNWDHQQIDAELEQLLKTAEILDG